Part of the Drosophila pseudoobscura strain MV-25-SWS-2005 chromosome 2, UCI_Dpse_MV25, whole genome shotgun sequence genome, ATAATCGTTCatatagaaaatttatttatccATCGGATAAACTTATGTGTTCAGTGCTGAGAGTCCTAGCCAGTTAGTAATATTAAGCCGAATATCAAATTCAAGGAATATGACTTCCGACATGGacagagaacgattaacccatgtTGTCCAGTGGGTATTAAAATATACTCCACGAACGTTATGAAACTTgaagaattttagcgcagttcaggtgaaagatatcgtgacCATATTTTGTAAGTAAAGAGAAATGGTGGATCTGCAAGAAGAATTTAAATACAGTAATATTTTTCCTGGCTTAACTCAAGCTGTTCACTTGTTTACATTGAGGGGGGTTAGGTAggttaagttcgttttttccACACTGCTCGAATGGTTTTCTTTTAACATATTGCAAGTCAAAACTCTTTTCTTTTGCGCTCTATTAAGATGGATTGGTACATTGGCACAGAATGGAAGGACGACAAACGCGGCCTGAGCAAGAAAGTACTTAGCCTGGAGTTCGCAGATATGGCAAAGCCGATGGCTGCCAGCACAGTGCTATTTAGCGTTAACAACAAATGCGCCAATTTGGAGGACAGGCCCAGTAAGTATCTGGGTGGCGAGGAGTCCTTGACATTTCCCCAGCAACATACCTTGGAAATGGGGACTGCCACAACGCCCGTGGACTGCTATGTGGAGATGTTGCTGCAGCAATTCATGCCAGGGGAAACCGCCGCCTGCAGCATCACCAGCAAGACCGGCGAACGAATCGAGTTTGATTTGAAGCTGGATCTGATTGTTAAGAACCCCCAGGTGCACAAGCTAAACGCGGCAGAGATTTACGAGCTTGCACTGCGTTTCAAGGAGAGTGGCGTGGCCATGTTCAAGAGCTATccgaaatttgcatttgattaCTTTGCGCGGGCCGCAAAGCTGCTTATCACATACAAACCCTTCGACCAACTCACCAAGAAGTCCAACGGCATTAATGGCACCACCGTGGAGGCTTTGTTTGTTCAGCTACAGACCAACCTGGCCGCATGCATGTTGCAGGAGGAGCGCTACGAGCACGTTATCTATCACACAGAGTTTGTGGAGCGGGCAGAGAGCCCCACCGAGAAGAGTGTTTACCGTCGCGCCCTGGCCTACTATCATATGAAGGAGTTTGCCAAGGCCCAGGCCACCATAGAGCGCGTGCACGACTACGAGGAGAAGCGAGAGTTCAGCAAACTGCGGGACAAAATTGCCGCCAGCTGGAAGGATAG contains:
- the Bdbt gene encoding 70 kDa peptidyl-prolyl isomerase; amino-acid sequence: MDWYIGTEWKDDKRGLSKKVLSLEFADMAKPMAASTVLFSVNNKCANLEDRPSKYLGGEESLTFPQQHTLEMGTATTPVDCYVEMLLQQFMPGETAACSITSKTGERIEFDLKLDLIVKNPQVHKLNAAEIYELALRFKESGVAMFKSYPKFAFDYFARAAKLLITYKPFDQLTKKSNGINGTTVEALFVQLQTNLAACMLQEERYEHVIYHTEFVERAESPTEKSVYRRALAYYHMKEFAKAQATIERVHDYEEKREFSKLRDKIAASWKDSKAHYKEVVQRMFS